One window of the bacterium genome contains the following:
- a CDS encoding response regulator — protein sequence MEGIPTGIDFLDAGADGFFRAKPYMAFGGSGSGKSIFGLQYAHAGLVAGENALYVCREKADDLIQQGERIGFPLGQYVDNDQLVLLEYDEGFREIVARSGPEAVLIELQAEVESLGIRRVILDPIDPFFSSMDDETILRSELRMLTSRFEEMGWSPLMLCDAGVMQQRFVLRVFSEICWGLFELQRGGESDSPDHSLLVYKMRNVQLEKSRFDFRIGESGISSGAAAPAGARRGFARFRRAEAPVTPPPVVVKPTPPSPPPPSPPVRKRAKPSPERAGEMDLLDDAALDEIERLARDRRTGDEVALEPPTPEARPALSATVLVIESDEDARRAMLHACGSKVEVVEAADGVSGLRVAAETCPDLIVMGARMPRLNGIGLCRILRESGVAVPVVMLCSSHAGPGEAPRSLAAGADAALPKPVDERSLRATMVSLLRERPPGSERWPKIDTEMAPRMLMPRNLAPEDLEAMIARVRSWAEDAGVPVSLVGYEFRFVEGSSNAFMEQFRDVLAECIRAEDFIADLGDRRLLALLVDADKEGAQAAIRRVHEEMANAAESFMGSHAVKPKALCRLLTLQPDRLADDAIEPPYVDRLYEEEAWLIEEDTNDRPGEPVEKYPLIEAVFHALSGEMALLTSPLDGEVHPISQGTDGVREAAVDGHRYRLQDEAEETPAGFRARSGARIVWVETLDDVPRVIARVEEGRVFRGKEA from the coding sequence ATGGAGGGGATTCCCACCGGTATCGATTTTCTCGATGCCGGCGCTGACGGCTTCTTTCGCGCGAAGCCCTATATGGCATTCGGTGGTAGCGGATCAGGGAAGTCGATCTTCGGCTTGCAGTACGCCCACGCCGGGCTCGTCGCCGGTGAGAATGCACTCTACGTATGTCGCGAGAAGGCCGACGACCTGATCCAACAGGGCGAGCGGATCGGTTTCCCGTTGGGTCAATACGTCGACAACGATCAACTCGTTCTGCTTGAGTATGACGAAGGTTTCCGGGAAATCGTCGCGCGCTCCGGCCCGGAGGCCGTGCTGATCGAGCTCCAGGCCGAGGTCGAAAGCCTCGGCATACGGCGCGTGATCCTGGATCCGATCGATCCGTTCTTCTCGTCCATGGACGACGAGACCATCCTGCGCAGCGAGCTGCGCATGCTGACGAGCCGCTTCGAAGAGATGGGCTGGAGCCCGCTCATGTTGTGTGACGCGGGTGTGATGCAGCAGCGCTTCGTGCTGCGCGTGTTCTCGGAGATCTGCTGGGGTTTGTTCGAACTGCAACGCGGAGGGGAGAGCGATTCGCCGGATCACTCGCTGCTCGTCTACAAGATGCGGAACGTTCAGCTCGAGAAGAGTCGCTTCGATTTCCGCATTGGCGAGTCCGGCATCTCGAGCGGCGCGGCTGCGCCGGCGGGTGCGCGACGTGGCTTCGCGCGTTTCCGGCGGGCGGAGGCGCCTGTCACACCGCCTCCGGTGGTCGTGAAACCCACGCCTCCGTCTCCACCGCCGCCGTCACCCCCTGTTCGGAAGCGCGCAAAGCCGTCTCCAGAACGAGCCGGGGAGATGGATCTGCTCGACGATGCAGCACTCGACGAAATCGAGCGCCTGGCCCGGGACCGTCGCACGGGCGACGAGGTTGCCCTGGAGCCCCCGACGCCCGAAGCGCGCCCCGCGCTATCGGCGACGGTTCTGGTCATCGAGTCGGACGAAGATGCACGCCGGGCCATGCTGCACGCATGCGGCTCCAAGGTCGAGGTCGTGGAAGCAGCGGATGGTGTCAGCGGCCTTCGTGTCGCCGCCGAAACGTGTCCGGACCTGATCGTGATGGGTGCGCGCATGCCGCGGCTCAACGGCATCGGCCTGTGCCGCATCCTTCGCGAGAGCGGCGTTGCGGTTCCGGTCGTCATGCTCTGCTCCTCCCATGCTGGCCCCGGAGAGGCACCCCGTTCCCTGGCTGCAGGGGCCGATGCTGCGTTGCCGAAGCCTGTGGATGAGCGCAGCCTGCGCGCCACGATGGTATCGCTGCTGCGCGAACGGCCGCCGGGTTCGGAACGCTGGCCGAAGATCGATACCGAGATGGCGCCTCGCATGCTGATGCCGCGGAACCTCGCTCCCGAAGATCTCGAAGCCATGATCGCCCGGGTGCGGAGCTGGGCGGAGGATGCCGGTGTACCCGTGAGCCTGGTGGGCTACGAGTTCCGCTTCGTCGAGGGCTCCAGCAACGCGTTCATGGAACAGTTCCGGGACGTACTCGCCGAGTGCATCCGTGCCGAGGATTTCATCGCGGATCTCGGAGATCGGCGTCTCCTGGCGTTGCTCGTGGACGCGGACAAGGAGGGCGCCCAGGCTGCTATCCGCCGCGTTCATGAAGAGATGGCGAACGCCGCCGAGAGCTTCATGGGCTCTCACGCGGTGAAGCCGAAGGCACTCTGCCGTTTGCTCACCCTGCAGCCCGACCGGCTGGCGGATGACGCGATCGAGCCTCCTTACGTGGATCGGCTCTACGAAGAAGAAGCGTGGCTGATCGAAGAGGATACGAACGACCGACCCGGCGAGCCGGTCGAGAAGTACCCGCTCATCGAGGCGGTCTTCCATGCGCTTTCGGGGGAGATGGCACTACTCACCTCCCCACTCGACGGCGAGGTCCATCCCATCTCCCAGGGGACCGACGGCGTTCGCGAGGCAGCCGTCGACGGGCATCGCTACCGGCTACAAGACGAAGCAGAGGAAACGCCGGCGGGTTTTCGTGCGCGTAGCGGCGCTCGGATCGTTTGGGTGGAAACCCTGGACGACGTACCGCGGGTGATCGCCCGTGTGGAAGAGGGCCGCGTGTTTCGCGGCAAAGAGGCATGA
- a CDS encoding glycosyltransferase family 2 protein, with protein MLATQFVLEDAFVRVSVVVLFGFLVLLVIRYLGLLWFSYLDQLEDQALPDMRQYPMVSVIVPCFNEGTVVQSSIRSLLELDYPNYEILVIDDGSTDDTYRKANQLAGRHGQGTEVRVIRKPNGGKSRALNRGIRSARGSIVLCMDGDSRLTRDTVREGVKHFMDPTIAAVAGNVKVINRENLISKLQALEYIEGLNMARKAQGFFRMVNIIPGPIGMFRKSALFEVGLYEHDTYAEDCDLTLKLLLAGFKVVYERRCVALTEAPEELLDLLKQRYRWTRGILQAVRKHSRLLWRPFSTPANSLILWYMVFEGLVWPAMNIFANAFFVVVGIKYGMTELLFFWWTQLTILDIAAALFCVAIEEEDLKLAFYAVYYRVFFITVIDVCKVMATLEELMGAQMSWGKLERKGRI; from the coding sequence GTGCTCGCGACGCAGTTCGTGCTGGAAGACGCATTCGTCCGCGTCTCTGTCGTGGTGTTGTTCGGCTTCCTGGTTCTACTCGTGATCCGCTACCTGGGCCTCCTCTGGTTTTCCTATCTGGACCAGCTGGAAGACCAGGCGCTACCGGACATGCGCCAATACCCGATGGTCTCGGTCATCGTGCCCTGCTTCAACGAAGGCACCGTCGTCCAAAGCTCGATCCGCTCGCTGCTCGAACTCGACTATCCGAACTACGAAATCCTCGTCATCGACGACGGCTCGACGGATGACACCTATCGGAAGGCCAATCAACTTGCGGGCCGCCACGGCCAGGGCACCGAAGTCCGGGTGATTCGAAAGCCCAACGGGGGCAAGAGCCGCGCCCTCAATCGCGGCATCCGTTCGGCCCGCGGCTCGATCGTGTTGTGCATGGATGGGGATTCGCGGTTGACCCGCGATACGGTGCGCGAAGGCGTGAAGCACTTCATGGATCCCACGATTGCTGCGGTCGCCGGCAATGTGAAGGTCATCAATCGCGAGAACCTGATCTCCAAGCTGCAGGCCCTCGAGTACATCGAAGGTCTGAACATGGCCCGCAAGGCCCAGGGCTTCTTTCGGATGGTCAACATCATCCCAGGCCCGATCGGGATGTTCCGGAAATCGGCGCTCTTCGAGGTCGGGCTCTACGAGCACGACACCTACGCGGAAGATTGCGATCTCACGCTCAAGCTCTTGCTGGCGGGCTTCAAGGTGGTCTACGAGCGCCGCTGCGTGGCGCTGACCGAAGCGCCCGAGGAACTGCTCGACCTCTTGAAACAGCGCTACCGCTGGACGCGCGGGATTCTTCAAGCGGTTCGCAAGCACTCGAGGTTGCTCTGGAGGCCCTTCTCCACGCCCGCCAACAGTCTGATCCTCTGGTACATGGTCTTCGAAGGTCTGGTCTGGCCGGCCATGAACATCTTCGCAAACGCGTTCTTCGTGGTCGTCGGAATCAAATACGGCATGACCGAGCTCCTGTTCTTCTGGTGGACGCAGCTCACGATCCTCGACATCGCGGCTGCGCTCTTCTGTGTCGCCATCGAAGAGGAGGATTTGAAACTGGCATTCTATGCCGTCTACTACCGGGTCTTCTTCATCACCGTCATCGACGTGTGCAAAGTGATGGCCACGCTCGAGGAGCTGATGGGTGCACAGATGAGCTGGGGAAAGCTCGAGCGAAAAGGGCGCATCTAG
- a CDS encoding polysaccharide deacetylase family protein: MTDASDRAKGDPRGRIPFYYPLLVAGLVLLLAVAGMAYLWTMRNLFPAMELARIPTAEERGEPPVREGPRRRLRLIQPASNIACAEQQSFDLWSQVERWSELSAALGFASEVGGIGRVPATPAVIDAIVVPWVLCLSEEERHAIDEYARAGGGVILAGAAGLSGDAPEPFSADALFVVPGGRTAAASALDPGRRLEIPRDSPAFSHRSEHPMLWWSGWQLKPTPEHSSDWRAAAAVRGGASRQAWFGFPVNHAAPGSEAELDRMRSLALQWVAGDDVVAVAPWPDGRRFAWVVSLDAHGEEPEMEAALDASEALGLRSTVFVYSDVAKSRLPLRKALRASAELGSRGDRRTRFEGGTRIHQKQKLASSRAAISRIQGREVRGLRIPRERLDALTMHEASEAGYRYVVGDPDFDRAYPRWVSAEGSPMALISRAASADDSAGPRRVAPDQLLRDMQRMRGLGGLWVLTLSGPGLSDPERRATLAPVMRRAASADPWMATAGETVEWVRQRAQLEFEVSSSGLLRIANPGVAPLEGLVIEIYGNRLEPTRRAVPRLAARGAAALQLGDGGIALAPSRPLPLLAADGRRLAEDEPRGSTPSFARR, from the coding sequence ATGACCGACGCTTCCGATCGCGCCAAAGGCGATCCGCGTGGCCGGATTCCCTTCTACTACCCGCTGCTGGTCGCAGGCCTTGTGTTGCTGCTTGCCGTGGCCGGCATGGCCTACCTGTGGACGATGCGAAACCTGTTTCCGGCAATGGAGCTCGCCCGGATTCCGACCGCAGAGGAGCGCGGCGAACCTCCGGTGCGAGAGGGGCCGCGGCGACGGCTGCGTTTGATCCAACCGGCCAGCAACATCGCCTGTGCCGAGCAGCAGAGCTTCGACCTCTGGTCCCAAGTGGAGCGCTGGAGCGAGCTTTCGGCGGCATTGGGTTTCGCGAGTGAAGTTGGAGGAATCGGTAGGGTCCCTGCCACGCCCGCCGTGATCGATGCGATCGTCGTGCCATGGGTGTTGTGCCTTTCCGAGGAGGAAAGGCACGCCATCGATGAATATGCGCGTGCGGGAGGTGGCGTCATCCTGGCTGGTGCGGCGGGTCTTTCCGGCGACGCACCCGAGCCGTTCTCAGCCGACGCTCTCTTCGTGGTTCCGGGGGGCCGAACCGCAGCCGCGTCCGCGCTCGATCCCGGTCGGCGGCTCGAGATTCCTCGCGACTCTCCCGCATTTTCGCATCGGAGTGAGCATCCGATGCTCTGGTGGAGCGGTTGGCAGTTGAAGCCAACGCCCGAGCACTCGAGCGACTGGCGAGCCGCCGCGGCCGTAAGGGGCGGTGCGTCACGACAAGCTTGGTTCGGCTTCCCGGTAAACCACGCAGCTCCCGGCTCCGAGGCAGAACTCGACCGGATGCGGAGCCTTGCCCTCCAGTGGGTGGCAGGCGACGACGTCGTTGCGGTCGCGCCATGGCCCGACGGCCGGCGCTTCGCCTGGGTCGTTTCGCTGGATGCCCACGGTGAGGAACCGGAGATGGAGGCAGCGCTCGACGCTTCGGAGGCCCTGGGCCTGCGATCGACGGTCTTCGTCTACAGCGATGTTGCCAAATCAAGGCTTCCGCTGCGAAAGGCACTTCGCGCAAGCGCCGAGCTGGGCTCCAGAGGGGATCGCCGCACCCGGTTCGAAGGCGGGACGCGCATCCACCAGAAGCAGAAGCTGGCTTCGAGCCGTGCGGCGATCAGCCGGATCCAGGGCCGAGAAGTACGTGGGCTTCGGATTCCGCGAGAGCGGCTCGATGCGCTGACGATGCATGAGGCTTCGGAGGCCGGTTATCGGTACGTGGTCGGGGATCCGGATTTCGATCGTGCCTATCCGCGTTGGGTCTCGGCGGAGGGCAGCCCGATGGCGTTGATCTCGAGGGCGGCGTCGGCAGATGATTCGGCCGGTCCGAGGCGCGTGGCGCCCGACCAACTCTTGCGGGATATGCAGCGCATGCGCGGCCTCGGAGGCCTCTGGGTGTTGACCCTTTCCGGGCCAGGCCTCAGTGATCCGGAACGGCGCGCCACCTTGGCCCCGGTGATGCGCCGGGCCGCATCCGCAGACCCCTGGATGGCGACCGCAGGCGAGACGGTCGAGTGGGTGCGGCAGCGGGCGCAACTCGAATTCGAGGTCTCGTCGTCCGGATTGCTGCGCATCGCGAACCCGGGCGTTGCGCCTCTGGAAGGCCTGGTCATCGAGATCTACGGCAACCGCCTGGAGCCCACCCGGCGGGCGGTTCCACGTCTTGCGGCGCGCGGTGCGGCGGCTCTGCAGCTCGGCGACGGCGGGATCGCTCTCGCACCGAGTCGCCCGCTGCCGCTCCTCGCGGCGGATGGGCGTCGGCTCGCCGAGGACGAGCCTCGCGGGTCTACTCCATCTTTCGCGCGTCGGTGA
- a CDS encoding MFS transporter, with protein sequence MSSYGWFTAGVASWFTAWGMNGLVFSWLVVGVLDTEARWVGLAQSSTMFPALGLLLFGSTVADRFDPRRLLIGLHLAATLPILALAVVIGSGALSLTLLIGYGLMLGTFSAFVMPSRDALLSRVAGNDMMRAVTGMTAFQFGGQAVGSLIGGATESVGIVAILAVQALVLAAGGAATLRVAEGPPPARPTEARSAFHQILEGLRIVWRTPNLRTPVVLVFLVGVLFIGPYMVLFPLLVRDHYGGGAFELALLFVTFPLGTIAGSLIMRALGGVRRMGRALLLSLASGATTLVIMGTGLPFPGMVGAAVIWGLCGAVFINTSRTLVQEAAPADALGRVLAVYQVGIVGGSPLGALLSGIAAGRFGPLATLFAAGSAMLAIITVVALFTDARKME encoded by the coding sequence GTGAGTAGTTATGGCTGGTTCACGGCGGGTGTTGCCTCCTGGTTCACCGCCTGGGGAATGAACGGGCTGGTCTTCAGCTGGCTGGTGGTCGGCGTCCTGGATACCGAAGCGCGCTGGGTCGGGCTTGCCCAGAGTTCCACGATGTTTCCTGCCCTGGGTCTGCTGCTCTTCGGCAGCACCGTGGCGGATCGCTTCGATCCACGCCGCCTGCTGATCGGTCTTCACCTCGCTGCGACACTGCCCATTCTTGCGCTGGCGGTGGTCATCGGATCCGGCGCCCTCAGCCTGACGCTGCTGATCGGCTATGGCTTGATGCTTGGAACGTTCTCGGCTTTCGTGATGCCGAGCCGCGATGCCCTGCTCTCCCGGGTGGCCGGCAACGACATGATGCGCGCCGTAACCGGGATGACCGCCTTTCAGTTCGGCGGCCAAGCGGTGGGATCCCTGATAGGTGGGGCCACCGAATCCGTGGGAATCGTCGCGATCCTCGCGGTGCAGGCTCTCGTGTTGGCCGCGGGCGGGGCGGCCACATTGCGCGTGGCAGAGGGCCCGCCGCCGGCCAGGCCCACCGAGGCCCGCTCCGCGTTCCATCAAATCCTGGAAGGCCTGCGGATCGTCTGGCGGACACCGAACCTGCGAACGCCGGTCGTATTGGTCTTCCTGGTTGGTGTGTTGTTCATCGGACCCTATATGGTCCTCTTCCCGCTCCTGGTTCGAGATCACTACGGCGGCGGCGCCTTCGAACTGGCTCTCCTGTTCGTGACGTTTCCCCTCGGCACGATCGCGGGCTCTCTCATCATGCGCGCACTCGGTGGAGTTCGCCGCATGGGTCGAGCCCTCTTGCTTTCCCTCGCCTCCGGTGCCACCACCCTGGTCATCATGGGGACCGGCCTTCCCTTCCCTGGGATGGTCGGCGCGGCAGTGATCTGGGGGCTTTGCGGCGCGGTGTTCATCAATACGAGCCGCACGCTGGTTCAAGAAGCCGCGCCTGCGGACGCTCTCGGACGCGTGCTGGCGGTCTATCAGGTGGGCATCGTAGGAGGGTCGCCGCTTGGCGCCCTGCTCTCCGGAATCGCAGCCGGGCGCTTCGGCCCATTGGCGACCTTGTTCGCCGCGGGTTCCGCGATGCTGGCGATCATCACAGTCGTCGCGTTGTTCACCGACGCGCGAAAGATGGAGTAG
- a CDS encoding ammonium transporter, with protein MPSLIFRVLPFIALALLASPAWAEDELSAGDTAWMLTSTALVLMMTLPGLALFYGGLVRSKNVLSIFMQCLISAGMAGVVWILVGYSLAFGEGNAFIGDTSMLLLDGITPESLHGTIPTYVFIMFQGMFAIITPALMLGAFAERMKFSAYLLFITIWLIVVYCPLAHMVWGGGFIGAKIGALDFAGGLVVHMSSGYSALVAALVLGPRRGYGKEPMPPHNLPFAVIGAALLWVGWFGFNAGSELAADGTAGLAFITTNTAAASAVLVWALLEQLHHGKPTVLGAATAAVAGLVVITPACAFVTPVGAIGVGGVGAAICYFAVAFLKPRLGYDDSLDVFGVHGIGGTWGALATAIFIADFAMPEGMTWMGQLWAQTQSILFVALFAPIATIVILYGLKAVLGDLRVDDDAEYEGLDLAEHSETAYAGD; from the coding sequence ATGCCGTCGCTCATATTTCGCGTTCTGCCTTTCATCGCCCTCGCACTGCTGGCAAGCCCCGCGTGGGCCGAGGACGAGCTATCGGCCGGCGATACGGCCTGGATGCTGACCAGCACGGCCCTGGTGCTGATGATGACCCTGCCCGGACTGGCGCTCTTCTACGGCGGGCTGGTCCGCTCGAAGAATGTGCTCTCCATCTTCATGCAGTGCCTGATTTCCGCGGGCATGGCCGGCGTGGTCTGGATTCTGGTGGGCTACAGCCTCGCCTTCGGGGAAGGCAACGCGTTCATCGGCGATACGTCCATGCTCCTATTGGACGGCATCACACCCGAATCGCTCCACGGCACGATCCCCACCTATGTCTTCATCATGTTCCAGGGGATGTTCGCCATCATCACGCCGGCACTCATGCTCGGCGCCTTCGCCGAGCGCATGAAGTTCTCGGCCTACCTGCTCTTTATCACGATCTGGTTGATCGTCGTCTACTGCCCTCTCGCGCATATGGTCTGGGGTGGCGGATTCATCGGAGCCAAGATCGGCGCGCTGGATTTTGCCGGTGGGCTCGTCGTGCATATGTCGAGCGGCTACTCCGCCCTGGTCGCAGCCCTCGTGCTCGGCCCGCGCCGTGGCTATGGCAAGGAGCCGATGCCGCCGCATAACCTCCCGTTTGCGGTCATCGGCGCTGCCCTGCTCTGGGTGGGTTGGTTCGGTTTCAACGCCGGCAGCGAACTCGCCGCCGATGGCACCGCCGGCCTGGCCTTCATCACGACCAACACCGCAGCCGCCTCCGCGGTCCTTGTCTGGGCGCTCCTCGAGCAGCTGCACCACGGCAAGCCCACCGTATTGGGTGCGGCCACAGCCGCTGTCGCGGGGCTCGTCGTCATCACCCCGGCCTGTGCGTTCGTCACGCCAGTCGGCGCAATCGGTGTCGGCGGAGTGGGCGCAGCCATCTGCTACTTCGCCGTGGCCTTCCTCAAGCCCCGCCTCGGCTACGACGATTCGCTGGACGTCTTCGGCGTCCACGGCATCGGGGGAACCTGGGGCGCCCTCGCAACTGCGATCTTCATCGCCGATTTTGCGATGCCCGAAGGCATGACGTGGATGGGGCAGCTCTGGGCCCAGACCCAGAGCATCCTCTTCGTCGCCCTCTTCGCACCCATCGCCACGATCGTCATCCTCTACGGCTTGAAGGCCGTGCTCGGCGACCTGCGGGTCGACGACGATGCGGAGTACGAAGGCCTCGACCTCGCCGAACACTCGGAGACCGCCTACGCGGGAGACTGA
- a CDS encoding gamma carbonic anhydrase family protein, translated as MTERFPDARILPFHGQMPRIGLDAWVAPGASVIGDVEIGAGASIWYGCVLRGDVNGIRIGERSNVQDGAVLHVTRDRFSTDVGREVTIGHRAVVHGCEVGDGALIGIGAIVLDGARVGEQALVGAGAVVVPGGEVPARTLVVGTPARVVRKLDLDEIEQQRRRTLSYVELAREHATRG; from the coding sequence ATGACTGAGCGCTTCCCCGATGCACGGATCCTGCCCTTTCACGGGCAGATGCCGCGGATTGGTCTGGACGCGTGGGTCGCGCCGGGCGCCAGCGTGATCGGGGATGTCGAGATCGGTGCCGGCGCAAGCATCTGGTACGGCTGCGTGCTGCGCGGCGACGTCAACGGCATCCGCATCGGTGAACGCAGCAATGTGCAGGACGGTGCTGTCCTGCATGTGACGCGCGACCGCTTCTCGACCGATGTCGGCCGGGAGGTGACGATCGGCCATCGCGCCGTGGTGCACGGTTGCGAGGTAGGGGATGGCGCGTTGATCGGAATCGGCGCGATCGTGTTGGACGGAGCCCGGGTCGGCGAGCAAGCCCTGGTCGGTGCCGGGGCGGTCGTCGTTCCCGGCGGAGAAGTGCCAGCCCGAACGCTCGTGGTCGGGACGCCCGCGAGGGTCGTACGCAAACTCGATCTGGATGAGATCGAGCAGCAGCGGCGCCGAACACTTTCCTATGTAGAGTTGGCACGCGAACACGCTACGCGGGGGTAG
- a CDS encoding aminotransferase class I/II-fold pyridoxal phosphate-dependent enzyme, producing the protein MARRTPLDLLDSFVSTTATAGLVHCSAEDTALQGRTIRIKGRDLLQFGSCSYLGLELDPRLSRAACEAAERFGTQFSSSRSYVSAPLYTALEERLEEMLGGATLVTPTTTLGHLAALPSLVHEDDALLLDHQVHHSVQMGVQVARSEGCHVELVPHNDLDGLEERATALSRSHRRVWILADGVYSMFGDLAPVEALWAIAERVPNLWLYIDDAHGMGWCGPRGCGSVLSRVPLHERVVVATSLNKSFAAAGGCLVFGDSEQRRRVRTVGGPMIFSGPVQPPMLGVGLASAEIHLSEELPGLQAELASRIALSTRLLEERGLPIVSKDPTPIRFVGVGLPRVARNLAARLMADGFYTNVSHFPAVPMKQAGIRFTITRHHRPSDLEALAEAIDRNFDAAFREEGQDSAKVWSTFHLDRCARTTPRSHAPTSEIEELDSIEQIDRETWDACLGGRGSFDWEGLRFLERVFRQSGKPEDEWRFRYYMNRDPDGTPVLATFFTQALWKLDMMEDAATSDAVEALRQKDPYMLTAPVYSMGSLLTEGNHLFVDPNRLPPGSPGWEKQLSALLTRIREAAEAKSASFIALRDLPTEDERLEGFLGNHGFVRQDAPERFALGLELGKAEQLRALRKKYRAFLRTEVAPWNDAYHCEIASTHTRPLSNDERARIEQLYQNVQGRSRELNTFPLPAGIFEAMLEEENWELLLLRAATEPTGAPPLAMVASYRGRGVYCPMVIGLDYEHVRSAGLYRQCLRHVILRGRELKTKRIALGMGAGLQKKRFGARAEAASVYMLAEDHFALDVLSEIWTRTRQ; encoded by the coding sequence ATGGCCCGCCGTACGCCCCTCGATCTACTGGATTCCTTCGTCTCGACGACCGCGACTGCGGGTCTCGTCCACTGCTCCGCGGAGGACACGGCCCTGCAGGGCCGGACGATCCGCATCAAAGGACGCGACCTGCTCCAATTCGGTTCCTGCAGTTATCTCGGGCTCGAATTGGACCCGCGTCTCAGCCGCGCCGCATGCGAAGCGGCAGAGCGTTTCGGAACGCAGTTTTCGTCGTCGCGAAGCTATGTCTCCGCTCCCCTCTACACCGCCTTGGAGGAGCGGCTGGAGGAGATGCTCGGCGGAGCGACCCTCGTGACGCCAACGACGACGCTAGGGCACCTGGCCGCCCTGCCCTCGCTCGTCCACGAAGACGACGCACTCCTCCTCGACCATCAGGTACATCACAGCGTTCAAATGGGCGTGCAGGTAGCCCGCAGCGAAGGCTGCCACGTCGAACTGGTTCCCCACAACGACCTCGACGGACTGGAGGAGCGAGCAACCGCGCTCTCCCGCAGCCATCGTCGAGTATGGATCCTCGCAGACGGCGTCTACAGCATGTTTGGTGATCTCGCACCGGTCGAAGCTCTTTGGGCCATCGCCGAGCGGGTCCCCAATCTCTGGCTCTACATCGATGACGCCCATGGCATGGGCTGGTGTGGGCCAAGAGGCTGCGGGAGTGTGCTTTCTCGGGTTCCGCTCCACGAGCGCGTGGTCGTCGCCACCAGCCTGAACAAATCCTTTGCGGCGGCTGGCGGATGCCTGGTGTTCGGAGACTCCGAGCAACGGCGCCGGGTGCGAACGGTTGGCGGCCCGATGATCTTTTCGGGGCCCGTTCAGCCGCCGATGCTTGGCGTAGGCCTGGCATCAGCAGAGATCCACCTATCGGAAGAACTGCCCGGGCTCCAAGCCGAACTGGCTTCCCGCATCGCGCTCTCGACCCGCCTGCTCGAGGAACGGGGCCTTCCGATCGTATCGAAGGATCCCACCCCGATCCGTTTCGTTGGAGTCGGTCTGCCCCGGGTCGCGCGAAATCTGGCGGCGCGCCTGATGGCCGATGGCTTCTATACGAACGTCTCCCACTTCCCTGCCGTGCCGATGAAGCAGGCAGGAATCCGCTTCACGATCACGCGCCATCACCGGCCGAGCGATCTCGAGGCTCTGGCGGAAGCCATCGACCGGAACTTTGACGCCGCTTTCCGAGAAGAGGGGCAGGACTCAGCCAAGGTCTGGAGCACCTTCCACCTCGACCGCTGCGCTAGAACGACCCCTCGTTCTCACGCGCCGACTTCCGAGATCGAAGAGCTGGATTCGATCGAGCAGATCGATCGCGAGACCTGGGACGCCTGCCTTGGAGGGCGTGGAAGCTTCGACTGGGAAGGCCTGCGATTCCTCGAGCGGGTCTTCCGGCAGAGCGGGAAACCGGAGGACGAATGGCGCTTCAGGTACTACATGAACCGGGATCCCGACGGCACGCCGGTTCTGGCCACCTTCTTCACGCAAGCGCTGTGGAAGCTCGACATGATGGAGGACGCCGCGACCTCCGACGCGGTCGAGGCCCTGCGCCAGAAGGATCCCTACATGCTCACGGCACCGGTCTACTCGATGGGTTCCCTGCTTACAGAGGGCAACCACCTCTTCGTCGACCCGAATCGCCTGCCGCCGGGTTCACCTGGCTGGGAGAAGCAGCTATCCGCCTTGCTCACCCGGATAAGGGAGGCAGCCGAGGCCAAGAGCGCGTCCTTCATCGCGCTCCGCGACCTTCCGACGGAGGACGAGCGTCTGGAGGGTTTTCTCGGCAACCACGGCTTCGTGCGACAGGATGCCCCCGAGCGCTTCGCGCTCGGGCTCGAACTCGGCAAGGCAGAGCAACTCCGCGCGCTACGCAAGAAGTACCGGGCCTTCCTTCGAACCGAAGTGGCACCCTGGAACGATGCCTACCACTGCGAAATCGCCAGCACACATACACGACCCTTGTCCAACGACGAGCGGGCTCGGATCGAGCAGCTGTACCAGAACGTTCAGGGCCGAAGCCGCGAGCTGAACACGTTCCCGTTGCCCGCGGGTATCTTCGAGGCCATGCTCGAAGAAGAGAACTGGGAACTCCTGCTCCTGCGCGCAGCCACCGAACCGACCGGGGCACCGCCGCTCGCCATGGTGGCAAGCTATCGGGGGCGAGGAGTCTACTGCCCGATGGTGATTGGCCTCGACTACGAGCACGTGCGGAGTGCCGGGCTCTACCGACAATGCCTGCGCCACGTGATTCTCCGCGGGCGGGAGCTGAAGACCAAACGAATCGCCCTGGGCATGGGTGCCGGGCTGCAGAAGAAGCGCTTTGGAGCCCGCGCCGAAGCTGCAAGCGTGTACATGCTCGCCGAGGATCATTTCGCTCTGGACGTCCTTTCGGAAATCTGGACGCGTACCCGCCAATAG